Proteins from a single region of Punica granatum isolate Tunisia-2019 chromosome 8, ASM765513v2, whole genome shotgun sequence:
- the LOC116188725 gene encoding exopolygalacturonase-like yields the protein MDLRSLSCKSCIVVIFLLLLVNDVRAYIPTKRFNVEAFGAVGNGRTDSSKAFLYAFTRACQFNGYSILLVPKGTFLVGPVVFKGPCRGPIDFQLRGIMRAPAGAVGMDHWISFRYIDRLMIYGGGILDGRGETAWHYNDCSRNSNCQSLPVSLRLDFVTNSVVRGITSLNSKNFHMNIMGCTNLRMERLHIIAPAESPNTDGVHLGYSEHIRISDSIIATGDDCISLGPGSKNIEVLGVTCGPGHGISIGSLGKYQNELDVSGIKVRNCVLDGTDNGLRIKTWATSLKSKVHDITFEDVIMNNVYNPIFIDQQYCPGGNCDNSVSSSVQIQDVMFRRIRGTSKSQAAVNLRCSRLYPCKNIKLADINLSYKGPANTTCLNVQASAWGLQKPDLGACI from the exons ATGGACTTGCGGTCGCTGTCTTGCAAGTCTTGCATTGTCGTaatcttcctcctcctcctcgttaATGATGTCCGAGCCTACATACCCACCAAACGGTTCAACGTAGAAGCGTTTGGTGCAGTTGGAAATGGACGAACCGATAGCTCAAAG GCATTTTTGTATGCATTTACCAGAGCTTGCCAGTTCAATGGGTATAGCATATTATTGGTCCCTAAGGGCACATTCCTGGTCGGGCCTGTCGTGTTCAAAGGCCCATGCAGAGGGCCAATTGATTTCCAGCTTCGGGGGATCATGAGGGCACCAGCGGGTGCGGTTGGCATGGACCATTGGATCTCCTTTCGATATATCGATAGGCTGATGATTTACGGTGGTGGCATCCTTGACGGCCGAGGCGAAACTGCTTGGCACTACAACGATTGCTCCAGGAATTCCAATTGCCAATCTCTTCCTGTg TCGCTTCGACTCGATTTTGTGACCAACTCAGTCGTCCGTGGAATTACGTCCTTGAATAGCAAGAACTTCCACATGAACATAATGGGATGCACCAACCTCAGAATGGAGCGGCTCCACATTATTGCCCCAGCGGAGAGCCCCAACACCGACGGTGTCCACCTCGGTTACTCAGAACACATCAGGATCTCCGACTCCATCATTGCCACCGGGGACGATTGCATCTCACTTGGCCCGGGGAGCAAGAACATTGAAGTGCTCGGTGTCACATGTGGACCTGGGCACGGGATCAGCATTGGGAGCCTTGGGAAGTATCAAAATGAGTTGGATGTGAGCGGGATTAAAGTTAGGAACTGCGTGCTGGATGGCACGGATAATGGGTTGAGGATCAAGACATGGGCTACATCGCTTAAGTCGAAAGTGCACGATATTACCTTTGAGGATGTCATCATGAATAATGTCTACAACCCCATTTTCATTGACCAACAATATTGTCCAGGCGGAAATTGCGACAACTCGGtat CTTCTTCAGTTCAGATCCAAGATGTGATGTTCCGGCGCATTAGGGGTACTTCGAAGTCGCAAGCTGCGGTGAACCTCAGGTGCAGCAGGTTGTACCCCTGCAAGAACATCAAACTCGCGGACATCAACTTGTCCTACAAAGGTCCCGCGAACACCACTTGCTTAAACGTTCAAGCTTCTGCCTGGGGTTTACAGAAGCCTGATCTTGGAGCTTGCATCTAA